A genomic window from Haliaeetus albicilla chromosome 10, bHalAlb1.1, whole genome shotgun sequence includes:
- the CNEP1R1 gene encoding nuclear envelope phosphatase-regulatory subunit 1 gives MNSLDQAEDLKAFERRLTEYIACLQPATGRWRMILIVVSVCTATGAWNWLIDPETQKVSFFTSLWNHPFFTISCITLIGLFFAGIHKRVVAPSIIAARCRTVLAEYNMSCDDTGKLILKPRPHVQ, from the exons ATCTCAAAGCTTTTGAAAGAAGACTTACTGAATATATTGCATGTTTGCAACCAGCTACAGGACGTTGGAGAA TGATTCTGATAGTGGTATCAGTCTGCACAGCAACTGGTGCTTGGAACTGGTTAATAGACCCAGAGACACAAAAG GTGTCATTTTTCacatcactttggaatcacCCATTTTTCACCATTAGCTGTATTACCCTAATAGGCTTGTTCTTTGCTGGAATACATAAAAGAGTGGTGGCACCATCAAT TATAGCAGCCCGATGTCGAACTGTTTTGGCAGAATATAATATGTCCTGTGATGAT actgggaaattaattttgaaaccTAGGCCTCATGTTCAATAA